The DNA sequence GCCTCAACGAACTCGACGACATGTTCGAGACGGGCGCCGTCAACAACCGCCCCAAGGCCGAGCGCGTGGAACTCGGCGCCGAGCGCGAGCGGCTGCTGCGCTTCGTGGGCGGCATCCGCAAGATGACCCGCCTGCCCGACGCGATCTTCGTGGTGGACCCCACCAAGGAAGTCATCGCCGTGCAGGAGGCGAACAAGCTCGGGATTCCCGTGATCGCGCTGGCCGACACCGACTCCGACCCCGACGTGATCGACTACATCGTGCCCGGCAACGACGACGCGATCCGCAGCATCCAGCTCATCACCCACCGCATCGGCGACCTCGTGGTCGAGGCGCGCGGCGGCGGTGAAGACGTGAGCGGGGCGCGCGTCGAGGAGGGCAACGCCGACATCGAGGCCGCCGAGGAGGACGTGGAGGGCGACACCACCCAGCTCACGAGCACGCAGGGCCGCTCCTAAGCGCCCACCACTGTGCACCGGGGGCGTCTGGAGCGAACGAGGCTCGGGCCGCCCCCTTCCTAAGACCGAAAATTCAGACTCAGGAGGTACGCCCCCATGATGGAATCGATCAAGAAGCTGCGCGAGCTGACCGGCGCGGGCATGATGGACGTGAAAAAGGCCCTCTCGGACGCCGGCAACGACGAGGACAGGGCGATTGCCCTGCTGCGCGAGCGCGGCATCGTGAAGGCCGCCAAGAAGGCCGACCGCGAGGCGAAGGAAGGGCTGGTGCGCTTCGCCCTGGAGGGCAACCGCGGCGCCATCGTCGAGGTCAACAGCGAGACCGACTTCGTGGCGCGCAACTCGGACTTCCAGGCGCTCGTGGAGCGCCTCGCCCAGGCCGCGCTCCAGGCGGGCACGAACGACGTCGAGGAGTTCCGCACCTTCGCCATGAACGGCGACACCGTGGGCAACACCGTCGCGGCGGCGGCGGGCAAGATCGGCGAGAACATCGTCCTCAACCGCGTCGCCTTCATCGAGGCCGGTGACGGCGAGACGTTGGCCGGGTACGTCCACTCCAACGGCAAGATCGGCGTGCTGGTGGACCTGGCAAACGGCACCGAGGCGCAGGCGAAGGACGTGGCCCTGCACGTGGCCGCCGAGCGCCCGCAGTACCTCACCCGTGACGAGGTGAACCAGGGGGACATCGAGAAGGAGCGCGAGATTCTGACGAACAAGGCGCTCAACGAGGGCAAGCCGCAGCAGATCGTGGAGAAGATCGTCTCCGGCCAGATCGGCAAGTTCTACGAGGAGAAGGTGCTGCCCGAGCAGCGCTTCGTCAAGGACAACAGCGTGACGGTGGGGGGCTACCTCGGCGGCGCGCAGGTCAGGCGCTTCGTCCGGTTCGAGGTCGGCGCGTAAAGAATGGGGGCGGCAAGCGAAGGCCGCCCTTCTTCTTGAGCCGCCCCTCCCCTCCCCTGCCCGGCGGCTCCCCTGTGGCCCGCCGGGTTTTCTCGCTCCCTGACGAGGTGAAGCTGTGTACAAACGCGTCCTGCTCAAGCTCTCCGGCGAATTCCTCTCCGGTGAATCCGGCTTCGGAATCAGCCCCGACACGACGGCGGACCTCGCCCGGCTGGTCACGGGGGCGCTGGACGGTACGGGGGTCGAACTCGCGGTCGTGATCGGCGGCGGGAACCTCTGGCGCGGCGCGCGCAACGGCAAGGGCATGGACCCCGCCACCGCCGACTACATCGGGATGCTGGGCACCGTGATGAACGCGATGGCCCTGCAAGACGCGATGGAGGCGCAGGGTCAGCCCACCCGCGTCATGAGCGCCATCCAGATGCACGCCGTCGCCGAGCCCTACATCCGCCGCCGCGCGATGCGCCACCTGGAAAAGGGCCGCGTCGTGATCTTCGGCGGGGGGAACGGAGCCCCCTTCTTCACCACCGACACGACCGCCACCCTGCGCGCCCTGGAAGTCGGCGCCGACGTGGTGCTGATGGCGAAAAACCAGGTGGACGGCGTGTACGACTCCGACCCGCGCAAGAACCCCGACGCGCAAAAGCTCGACCACCTCAGCCACCGGGAGGTCGTGGAGCGGCGCCTAGAGGTCATGGACGCCACCGCGCTGACCCTGTGCATGGACAAGGGGCTGCCCATCGTGGTCTTCGACCTCTTCCAGGAAGGGAACCTGCGCCGCCTCCTCGCGGGGGAGCGGGTGGGCACGCTCATCGAGAGTTGAGCCGGGCGGGCACATCTTTTCCTCACGGGCTACAATCGGCCTCGACTTCCCGATCCTCTGCAAAGGAGACCCCTATGGCGGACATGAAGGCCATTAGCGTAGACACGCGCGAACGCATGGGCAAGGCCATCGAGGCGCTGGAGAACAATCTCGGCGTGCTCAGGACGGGCCGCGCCAATCCCGGCATCCTCAAGAAGATCACGGTGGACTACTACGGCTCCACGGTCCCCGTCGATCAGGTGGCGAGCATCACCACGCCGGACGCGCGCACGCTCGTGATCACCCCCTGGGACCGCGGCGCCCTGGGGCCCATCGAGCGGGCGATCCGCGACAGCGACCTGGGCCTGAACCCCAACAACAAGGGGGACACCATCTTCATCAGCCTGCCCATGCTCACCGAGGAGCGGCGCAAGGAGCTGGTGAAAAACGCCAAGAATTACGCGGAAGACGCCCGCATCGCCATCCGCAACCTGCGCAAGCATGCCCTGGACGAGGTCAAGAAGCTCGAAGGCGTCAGCAGCGACGACATCAAGCGCGGCGAGGCGGAGGTCCAGAAGATCACCGACGAGTACATCGGGCGGGTGGACCAGACCTTCGCCAAGAAGGAGCAGGACATCCTCGGGTGAGGCTCGCGGCGCTTGAGGGCGGGTGGCTGGGGGCCCGTGCCTCGTGGCAAAAGAGGGTTCTTTTCCAAGCCACGAGCCACACGCTACGGGCCCCCCGTCAGGGGCGTGCATGGAATCCCTGAGCACCCGCGTCCTCACCTCGGTCGTGGGGTTCACGCTCATCAGCGTCGTCGTGTGGCTCGGGTGGGTGGCGATGCTGCCCGCGCTGATCGCCGTGTCGGTGATGGCCATGTACGAATACATCCGGATGCTCGACCGCAACGACATCGACGTGCGGCGGGTCAGCCTGGCGGTATTCGGCACCGCCCTGATCGTGGCGAGCCTGCCGCTGTGGCCGCAGACGCCGTGGCCGGGGGGCTCGTGGCGCGAGGCGGTGCTGACGGTGGCGCTGGGGTACATGCTCGTGATGGAGGTCATGCGGCCCGGCGAGCGCCCGCTGGAGCGCGTCGTGTACTCGATGTTCGGGCTGCTCTACATCCCCTGGCTGCTGGGGTACTTCCTGCTGCTGCGCTACAGCCCGGACGCGGGGGACGGCCTGCTGTACTTCGCGCTGCCGCTGCTCGCCACCTTCGCGGCGGACATCGGCGGGTATTTCGGCGGGCACTTCTTCGGGCGGCGCAAGCTCGCCCCCGAGGTCAGCCCCGGCAAGACGGTCGAGGGGGCCATCGGCGGCCTCGCCTTCAGCTTCCTGACGGTGCTGGTGATGACCCAGCTTGCGCAGGTCTGGTCGCCGCTTCAGGCCCTGCTGTACTCCATCTTCGTCGCCAGCGCCTCCCAGCTCGGGGACCTCGCCGAGAGCCTGCTCAAGCGGGCCCTGAAGACCAAAGACTCGGGAAGCAGCCTGCCGGGGCACGGGGGCTTTCTCGACCGACTCGACAGCCTGCTCTTCGCGGTTCCGGCGACGTATCTGTTCTTGAATATCAACGTGTTTACGCGGTAAGTGGGAAGTGGTGAGTGGGAGAAGAGGCCCCGGCGAAGGCTAGGGCCTCTGCATCTTTCTCCACTCACCACTGACCACTGACCACTCACCACTGTTTCCCCCGCCCCCATGCGCCATCCTGTCCGGGTGAGGCTCACGGTTCTGGGCAGTACGGGCAGTATCGGCACGCAGGCGCTCGACGTGGCGCGGGAGCGGGGCTGGTCGGTGGGGGCGCTGGCCGCCGGGCGAAATCTCGACGCGCTGGAGGCGCAGGTGCGCGAGTTCCAGCCCGAGGTGGTCAGCGTGGCGGAGGAGGCGTTCGCGGCGGCGCAGGCGCGCCTGAGAGAAGGACAGCCGGGCGTGCGCGTGATCGCCGATCCCGCCGAGGTCGCGGCCCTTCCGGCGGATGTGGTCGTGAAC is a window from the Deinococcus planocerae genome containing:
- the tsf gene encoding translation elongation factor Ts: MMESIKKLRELTGAGMMDVKKALSDAGNDEDRAIALLRERGIVKAAKKADREAKEGLVRFALEGNRGAIVEVNSETDFVARNSDFQALVERLAQAALQAGTNDVEEFRTFAMNGDTVGNTVAAAAGKIGENIVLNRVAFIEAGDGETLAGYVHSNGKIGVLVDLANGTEAQAKDVALHVAAERPQYLTRDEVNQGDIEKEREILTNKALNEGKPQQIVEKIVSGQIGKFYEEKVLPEQRFVKDNSVTVGGYLGGAQVRRFVRFEVGA
- a CDS encoding phosphatidate cytidylyltransferase encodes the protein MESLSTRVLTSVVGFTLISVVVWLGWVAMLPALIAVSVMAMYEYIRMLDRNDIDVRRVSLAVFGTALIVASLPLWPQTPWPGGSWREAVLTVALGYMLVMEVMRPGERPLERVVYSMFGLLYIPWLLGYFLLLRYSPDAGDGLLYFALPLLATFAADIGGYFGGHFFGRRKLAPEVSPGKTVEGAIGGLAFSFLTVLVMTQLAQVWSPLQALLYSIFVASASQLGDLAESLLKRALKTKDSGSSLPGHGGFLDRLDSLLFAVPATYLFLNINVFTR
- the frr gene encoding ribosome recycling factor; translation: MADMKAISVDTRERMGKAIEALENNLGVLRTGRANPGILKKITVDYYGSTVPVDQVASITTPDARTLVITPWDRGALGPIERAIRDSDLGLNPNNKGDTIFISLPMLTEERRKELVKNAKNYAEDARIAIRNLRKHALDEVKKLEGVSSDDIKRGEAEVQKITDEYIGRVDQTFAKKEQDILG
- the pyrH gene encoding UMP kinase; the encoded protein is MYKRVLLKLSGEFLSGESGFGISPDTTADLARLVTGALDGTGVELAVVIGGGNLWRGARNGKGMDPATADYIGMLGTVMNAMALQDAMEAQGQPTRVMSAIQMHAVAEPYIRRRAMRHLEKGRVVIFGGGNGAPFFTTDTTATLRALEVGADVVLMAKNQVDGVYDSDPRKNPDAQKLDHLSHREVVERRLEVMDATALTLCMDKGLPIVVFDLFQEGNLRRLLAGERVGTLIES
- the rpsB gene encoding 30S ribosomal protein S2; translation: MSYISMKQLLEAGVHFGHETKRWNPKFKRFIFAERNGIFIIDLQKTLKQIDRSFDYIKDLSERGGVILFVGTKKQAQEIVELEARRTGMPFVTSRWLGGMLTNFRTMRTRIDRLNELDDMFETGAVNNRPKAERVELGAERERLLRFVGGIRKMTRLPDAIFVVDPTKEVIAVQEANKLGIPVIALADTDSDPDVIDYIVPGNDDAIRSIQLITHRIGDLVVEARGGGEDVSGARVEEGNADIEAAEEDVEGDTTQLTSTQGRS